The DNA region GCGGCGCCGGCGCCAACAATGCGGCCGTGACGGCGGCCGCGGCGAGCGCCTTGATTATCAACGTGCGCATCATCGTCTCCATCGTTGAACCGATGAGCGCACTAGAACGAAACTACAAAGAGCCGCCGTTGATCTGCATCAACCGGACGCTCCGGCAAACTACGCATCAGACGCGGTAAAACCTCACCGCGTTGTCGTGCAATACCGCGCGCTGTTCGGCGTCGGTATATTCTGACAGCACTTTGCGATAGATGCCGAAGAAGTCGGCGTAGCTCGCGTGCAGCTTCTCGAGCGGGAAATTGCTGCCGTAGATCGTGCGCGCCACGCCGAAGATCTGGATGGCATCGCGGATCACTTGCCGCCCCTGCGGCAGGGTCAGGCCGCCGCTATACATGCCGAGGCCGGACAGCTTCACATGCATGTTCGGAAACGCGGCCATGGCCGTGAGCGCGTGGCGCCACGTGTCGATGGCTTCCGATGTGCGGTCGGTCAGCATGCCGGCGTGCACCAGGATCATGCGCACATTCGGAAAGGCTTTGATCAGCTCGACCGCATAGCCGGCTTGCGGCGCATAGACCTGCAGTTCGAAGCTGAGGTCGTACTTTTCCAGCAGCGCGAAGCCGCGGTGGAATTCCGGCGCGTTGCAGTAGTCCGGGCGCGGCACCGCCTGGCGCACCGGCAGCGGGTCCCAATAGAGCATCTGCCGCACGCCGCGCACATTCGGAAACTGCTTGTGCGCCTTGAGCTGTGCCTCGATGTCCGGATCGGCAAGGTCCACCTGAGCGACGATTCCGTGCGGAAAACCGTGCTTGTCCGCTTGCGCTTG from Pseudolabrys taiwanensis includes:
- a CDS encoding amidohydrolase family protein → MGDYTGPVIDTHHHIWLRKDVPWLAEPPIPRMFGDYFGIRRDYPVEEFMQDVTPQGVTKSVHVTANWGRPLDETRWLQAQADKHGFPHGIVAQVDLADPDIEAQLKAHKQFPNVRGVRQMLYWDPLPVRQAVPRPDYCNAPEFHRGFALLEKYDLSFELQVYAPQAGYAVELIKAFPNVRMILVHAGMLTDRTSEAIDTWRHALTAMAAFPNMHVKLSGLGMYSGGLTLPQGRQVIRDAIQIFGVARTIYGSNFPLEKLHASYADFFGIYRKVLSEYTDAEQRAVLHDNAVRFYRV